The Treponema phagedenis DNA segment AAAACGCTAGTCAATGAGCGCGGGCGATTTATTCAAGGATATGAACTGCATGAATGTCCTTGTGAAGTTGCAGCAAAAACAATACCGACAGCGGAGGCGCAAGCATGAAAAAAGAAAAAGAAACTCCACCTGAAAAAAAGCCGAAAGAAAAACTAAAAAAGACAACCGCTGCAAAAACAAGCGCCGCAAAAAAGAGCGTAAAAAAAGAAGCATCGCTTTCGAAAAACGACGTGCTTATCAGTATGGAAACGTTTGATGTCGGCGATGCAAAAATAACCGAAAAAGAAAAGCGGTTTGTGTTCTGGTATACCTATCCCGGAAGCGATGCCTTTATGGTGCAAGCCCGCGCTGCAGAGCTGGCGGGTTATAAAAGCCCAACGAGTGAAGGCTATCGCTTGCGCAAAAAAGATACTGTTGCAAAGGCAATCCGGTATGTATTAGACACCAACATAAAAAAAGACCTCGATGAAGAATATTATAAAATACTCGAACTAAAAAAAAGGCGTATTCATTATGACTTAGCTGATTATGTAAAGAAAGAACAAAAGACAATTATAACCAAAGAGGGTATCGAAAAAATAATTGAAATTGAAGAGCTGAAAGATTTACAAGACCTTACCCCGCAGCAGCGGCAGGTAATTGACGGACTGGACCTTAAGGGCGGCAACAATACATGGGTGTATATTTTCGCCGATCGGGATAAAGCAATGGCGGATATTATTCGCATCCGTGAAAAGCTTTTTGAGCGAGAGCAAGGCGATGAAGGGGATAATATTGAGTTTGTTGCGGAGATTATCAAAGAGGGCTTGGCGTTAAAAGTTTCCGCACGTAATAAAAAGCGCGCAATAAGCGAATCGGCCGACTTTCTCGAGCTGAGCAATGAGGGCAGCGAGGAGTTTTAAAATGATGAAAAGAGCCTATTTACGCCTATATTCGCCTATATTTTTGCCGTTTTTTACCCTCTTTTTTCTGTTTTGTGCCGCACAATTGCAGGCGGCGGAGGTATAAAAATGGGGGCATTGTTTACACCGGATGAGCGGCTTAACTATACAGACGCCTTTATAAAAGTAGATGAAAAACCGATTGACCTGGACTTTTGGCAAGAGCGGTTTTTAATGGATGCACAGCGGCATAGTATTGTTTTAAAAAGCCGCCGTACTGGGTTTTCATTTATCACCGCCCTTAAAGGCTTGGTAAAAGCGATGGATGGTAACCGCACAAAATACGTAAGGCAGTTTGTAAGTTATAACGAAGAAGACGCAAAAGAAAAAATACAATACGCACAAGAGTTTTATGCATCCATTCATCCGAAGGCAAAAAAGAAACTGCGCTCCTGTACAAAAACTGCAATGGAGTTTTACGACAAAAGCGGTAAAACAGTAAGCCGCCTTATTTCAATAGCGTGCCGTCCGCCGAGAGGGCGCGGAGGCGATATAGTCTTTGATGAGATGGCTATATACCCTGAGAACAAGGCGGAAGTTATTTACACGGCAGGCATCCCTGTAACAGCGCGCGGCGGGTGCGTGGAAATAGGCTCCACTCCTCTTGGTAAAATCGGGCGGTTCTACGATGTGTTTGTCGACAAGAAAAAATACAGAACCTATAACCGCTACACTATTCCCTGGTGGTTTTCTGCAGCACTCTGTACAAACGTTGAAGAGGCGGTGCGCAACGCTCCCGCAATGGATACAGAAGAGCGGGTGTATCGCTATGGAACGCCTCCTGTTATTGAAGCCTTCGAGGCAATGCTTTTAGAAGACTTCCAACAAGAATTTGAATGCACCTTTATTGATTCAGCGTTGAGTTTTATTACCCTTGATTTAATCTATGCAAACACGCCGGGTATGAGAGCGGAAGACCGCACTGAAGAAATTAGAGGCGGCAATATTGAAGACGCAGACATTGAGGATGAAAAAGACCTTGAAATAAAAATCTTTCGTACAAGCGATGAGCTTTGTGCAGGTTATTCTCGCGAAGAACATGGAGCCCTTTATTTAGGCTATGACGTAGCCCGTTATCGGGACGCCGCCGTTATTTATGTTTTGGGCGTGGTTGACGGGAAAAAAAAATGCGTTGCGGAAATAGAAATGAAAAATAAAAAATTTGAATATCAGCGCGATGAAATCAGAAAGATAATGAGGCAGTTACCTGTTGTACGCGGCTGCATTGACCGCACAGGGCAAGGCTTAGACACAACAGAAACATTGCAAAAAGAATTTGGAGAATCAAAACTTGAAGGTATTGATTTTACGACACCGGCAAAAGAAGTGCTTGCGATGGGTGTCCGTACCGGTTTGGAAAAAAGGGAATTTTTATTGCCCAACGACCAAAAATTTCGCAAGCAAATTCACTCAATTAAAAGAATACCGAGTGCAGGCGGGAGCTTCCGCTATGATTCAACGCGGGATAAAGACGGACACGCCGACAGCTTTTGGGCGTTTGCCCTTGCCAATCATGCGATTATTGGGAATACGGCGCAGGCGACAACAGGCTTTTATCAACAGGTAAAACAACGGAATGAAGCCGGAAAAAAAGAAACAAAAAAAAGCTCAAGCAGGCGGACTAGAGGAAAGACCCTTGCGCAAATTGATAAAAAGATAAAATAACCATGATGAGATGAGGGGGAGGAAAATACGTCATGAGAAAACAGAATAAAAAGAACAAACGGAAAGACAAGATTAAAAAAGCAGTAAACACCGGGCTTGCTTCAAATGAAGTGCAGGTTGTAGAAAAGGCTGTTGCGCCAAATCAAATAAGAACTGAAGAAATCGACGTTGATAAAATGGTGCGAAAACAAGTTGCTCGCCGTACGGCATTTTCACAGCAGAGTGCCCTCTTCGGCACAGTAGACAAACAAAAAGGCTTGCAGTCGCTTTTTTACGACCCGTTACAAATGAATACGAACGCATGGGGAAGAGTGCGGACTCTATCCCCGTATTACGGCAGGCAAATATCCTACCGCATTTTGCGCCGAGTATCAGAGAAGGCATGGGTTCTTAATCTTTGTATTAGTAACCTCATTAGAAAAGTGCGCCCCTTCTTAAAAGTGTCTACCGATGAAAACACGCGCGGGTTTAGAATTATTGCAAAAAGCGCGAAAGACAAAAAAGAAGGTATGAATGAAAGAGAGCGGAAAACCGCCGAAGTGCTTGCCGATTTTATGCTTAAGACAGGAGATATTCAAGACAATAACCGCGAAGATGATTTGGATGCGTACGCCTCCAAAATAATCCGGGACATCTGCCAGCTTGACCAAATATCAACCGAATTACAGCGGACACGCTCGGGAGAACTCGGAGCCTTTTGGGCAGTAGACCCCGCAACGATTGAAATGTCATTACCGCAAAGCGAAGAAGAAACCGGCATAAAATACGTGCAGGTTATTAACAATATTCCGTATGCGTTTTACAGCCGAAGCGATTTTATATTCACTTGCATGAACCCGAGAACCGATGTTGAGCGTTCCGGATACGGATATTCAATTGTGGAACAAGCAATCGATTTAATCACCTCCTCGATAAATACTTTCATGTTTAACGCAGGTTTCTTTGTCGAAAACAAATTGCCGAGAGGAATGCTCTTGCTTAACGGCGATGCCGATCTCGATGAGGTTGAAGAGATTGAAGACTACATTGTCAATCTTATGTCGGGCGCACCGTCCAGCCAGTGGCGGGTGCCGATTATCCCGAGCGGTAAAAGCGCAGGC contains these protein-coding regions:
- a CDS encoding phage portal protein; amino-acid sequence: MRKQNKKNKRKDKIKKAVNTGLASNEVQVVEKAVAPNQIRTEEIDVDKMVRKQVARRTAFSQQSALFGTVDKQKGLQSLFYDPLQMNTNAWGRVRTLSPYYGRQISYRILRRVSEKAWVLNLCISNLIRKVRPFLKVSTDENTRGFRIIAKSAKDKKEGMNERERKTAEVLADFMLKTGDIQDNNREDDLDAYASKIIRDICQLDQISTELQRTRSGELGAFWAVDPATIEMSLPQSEEETGIKYVQVINNIPYAFYSRSDFIFTCMNPRTDVERSGYGYSIVEQAIDLITSSINTFMFNAGFFVENKLPRGMLLLNGDADLDEVEEIEDYIVNLMSGAPSSQWRVPIIPSGKSAGGESNRRFEWINLQGSNKDMEFQSWFDLQLSGIVGLFGFSMEDLGLHSQKSAPLIGADVSPKLEASKSLVLGDMLSFLQKHLNKILQEKNPDYEFEFVGYEKSDSRLVLEIDRSEVETFKTIDEKRIEKGLEPFNESWSTVPLNPQVVQILQSEKQQDAGGMFGGMGGIIDDEEHNEGDDEQNEGDNDGQQANSEIEQAEQDAPHGGDKNNNENKQWNNLSKSFGIKREAIRIAI